Proteins encoded together in one Oncorhynchus mykiss isolate Arlee chromosome 7, USDA_OmykA_1.1, whole genome shotgun sequence window:
- the LOC110527934 gene encoding G-protein coupled receptor 22, which yields METDSYTPTPVPSDWAGMVVSVGALEAVSGGSVSSSTAWYMPYSLGFQVSLTAFLMLELVLGFSSNMTVLVLYCSQSNLVDSVSNMVTVNLHVLDVVLCVLCLPLTLVVVLLPPGPNLALLCCFHEACVTFASISTAINVLVISVDRYDISVRPANRLLTPRRAGLLLTAVWATSLAVFFIPFLEVEFLTGGSENGKHIPASSSSAATTLAPVWRNRTLLCVGGQGYHTGLAMYYHLLLQVPIFFTTVAVMLFTYSRILRALNIRIGSHIKNSQRFRRPHCRGGRKRQKQKAGLGVIEGGEQCTDTSKPLSHPPCIPPISTATSPPALSSDPLVSLEGPATAAPVPGPTVQASVSAIIALRRAVRRHRDRRERQRRVFRMSLLIISTFLGCWAPLSMANLLILGLGPSDTLVSMRLWFLALAYGTTVSHPLLYAFTRQKLRRALRAKVKKRVVSLLQLDPSPGGTVIHNSWVKPRKGCQLRLEGSDATGRCLAEPL from the coding sequence ATGGAGACGGACAGCTACACCCCGACCCCGGTCCCCAGCGACTGGGCTGGGATGGTGGTGAGTGTCGGGGCCCTGGAGGCGGTCTCAGGGGGGAGTGTCTCCTCCAGCACAGCCTGGTACATGCCCTACTCCCTGGGCTTCCAGGTGTCCCTGACTGCTTTCCTTATGCTGGAGCTGGTGCTGGGCTTCAGCAGCAACATGACGGTGCTGGTGCTCTACTGCTCTCAGTCCAACCTGGTCGACTCGGTCAGCAACATGGTCACGGTCAACCTGCATGTGCTGGATGTGGTGTTGTGCGTGCTGTGTCTGCCTCTGACCCTGGTGGTGGTGCTGCTACCCCCAGGGCCAAACCTGGCCCTGCTCTGCTGCTTCCACGAGGCCTGTGTCACCTTTGCCTCCATCTCTACTGCCATTAACGTGCTGGTCATTAGTGTGGACCGCTACGACATCTCTGTCCGACCCGCCAACCGGTTGCTCACCCCGCGGAGGGCAGGGCTGTTGCTGACTGCTGTCTGGGCCACGTCTCTGGCCGTCTTCTTCATCCCTTTCCTGGAGGTGGAGTTTCTCACAGGAGGGTCGGAGAATGGGAAGCACATCCCCGCCTCATCCTCCTCCGCCGCCACCACCTTGGCGCCAGTGTGGCGTAACCGGACGCTGCTGTGTGTGGGCGGCCAGGGTTACCACACAGGCTTGGCCATGTACTACCACCTCCTGCTGCAGGTGCCCATCTTCTTTACCACGGTGGCAGTCATGCTGTTCACATACTCACGGATCCTGCGGGCCTTGAACATTCGCATCGGCTCCCATATTAAGAACAGCCAGCGCTTCAGGCGCCCACACTGTAGGGGGGGCCGTaagagacagaagcagaaggcagGGCTGGgagtgatagagggaggagagcagTGTACAGACACAAGCAAGccgctctctcaccctccctgcATCCCCCCCATCTCCACAGCCACCTCCCCCCCAGCCCTGTCCTCAGACCCTCTGGTCAGCTTAGAAGGCCCTGCCACTGCTGCCCCTGTCCCTGGTCCCACTGTCCAGGCGTCTGTGTCGGCCATCATCGCACTGCGGCGGGCTGTGAGGCGTCACCGGGACCGGCGGGAGCGCCAGCGGCGCGTCTTCAGGATGTCCCTCCTCATCATCTCCACCTTCCTGGGCTGCTGGGCTCCTCTGTCCATGGCCAATTTGCTGATCCTGGGCCTGGGCCCCAGCGACACCCTGGTCAGCATGCGCCTGTGGTTCCTGGCCCTGGCCTACGGCACCACCGTCTCCCACCCACTGCTCTATGCCTTTACGAGGCAGAAGCTGCGGCGTGCCCTCAGGGCCAAGGTAAAGAAGCGGGTGGTGTCCCTGCTGCAGTTGGACCCCTCGCCAGGAGGGACAGTCATACACAACTCCTGGGTGAAGCCAAGGAAGGGATGTCAGTTACGGCTGGAGGGCAGCGACGCCACTGGCCGTTGCCTGGCAGAGCCCCTGTGA